AAGCCTTGCACCCCAGGGATATAAAGAAATCCAGCCGGGAGACCAAGGCTTTGACCACATCGCCTACACACTCGATTTTTTGTGATGCTGAAGTTGCCAAGCCTTCGATATAGGGGATGAACGTATCTTTTTCGATATTCAGGGCTTTATCGGGACGATAGGAAGGGATTACCGAAGCGGGGAAATCCTTCTGCTGTGCAATATCCATGTGATAATGCAGGTCGTCAGCAGGGTCGTCGGTTGTCCCTACAGCGTAAACATGCATTTTCTTCATGATACCCCTGACGGAAAGCGTGGGGTCATCTTTCAGTTTCCTATTGGTTTCGTCATAGATTGCTCGCGCGCTGTTTGTGTTCAGGACCTCATCGATACCGAAGTAACGCTGGAGCTCAAGATGGGTCCAATGGTAAAGCGGATTCCCGAAACTGTTTTCCATGGTGGAAGCCCAGGCATAGAATTTATCGAAAGGATCGGCACCTTGCCCGGTGATCAACGATTCAGGTACCCCATTGGAACGCATAGCCCTCCATTTATAGTGGTCACCCCCAAGCCAGGCCTCGGTAATGGTTGAAAAACGCTTGTCCTGTGCAATTTCCTGAGGGATCAAATGGCAATGGTAGTCAAAAATCGGTTGGTCTTTGGCATATTCGTGAAACAGCTTTTCGGCAGTCTTTGTCTGCAGAAGAAAATTCTCATCCATAAATTTTTTCATATCAGTAACTCCTAGTTTCTATATTTGAAATCGTTTTCTTATAGGATGACCCCATCCTTGAATAGCGAAATTTCGGCATATCCGTTTTGTTCGTTCTTGGTTCGATAGGTTCCCGAGGCAACATCAGCAATCATTGCCAGCAAATCGGAGAGGACTGTCTCATTGTCTTCCTTAAGCAGACGACCGGCGTCAAAATCGATCCAGTTTGCTTTCTTCTCAGCCAAAGCGCTGTTTGAAGCTACTTTCAACGTTGGGACCGGGGCGCCAAGTGGCGTACCGCGTCCGGTGGTAAAGATGATGATATGGGCTCCACAGGCCGTCAATGCAGTGGTGGATACAATATCATTACCCGGCCCTGAAAGTAGGTTTAGCCCGGAATGGGTTACCCTGTCACCGTAGTTCAGGATTGCTTCAACCGGTGCCTGCCCCCCCTTCTGGATGCATCCTAGGCTTTTGTCTTCCAAGGTGCTTATCCCGCCGGCCTTGTTGCCTGGTGAGGGGTTCTCATAGACGACTTGGTTGTGCTTTACAAAATAATTTTTGAAATCGTTTATCAAGGTGACTGTTTGGTCAAAGACCTCTTTGGTAACCGCACGGTTCATCAGAAGTTGCTCGGCTCCGAACATCTCGGGAACCTCTGTGAGGATTGAAGTACCTCCCATTGCAGTGAGTTCATCACAGAAACGACCAACCAAAGGATTTGCCGTAATCCCGCTGAAACCGTCAGATCCACCGCATTTGAAGCCGACAATCAATTTGCTCATGGGAACAGGAACCCTTTTATCCCTGGAAATCGTACCTGCCAATTCTTGTAAGAGCTTTTTGCCGGATTCCAATTCATCCTCGACTTCCTGGCAAATGAGGTATTTCACCCGATTTGGATCGGTCGGGCCGACAAGAGCCTTGAATGACTCCGGCGTATTGTTCTCACACCCGAGGGAAAGCACAAGCACTCCCCCTGCATTCGGATGATGGACCAAATCGGACAGGATAACACGTGTAGCCTCATGGTCGTCGCCCAGCTGCGAACATCCATAGGGATGGGACCAGACGTGGATACCATCATAGTTATAGCCGGAAAGTCCTTGCTTTGCCCATTCAATCAGGTTTTCGGCAACTTTATTTACGCATCCTACGGTAGGGACAATCCACAGTTCATTACGTATGCCTATTGCCCCGTCTGCGCGCTCAAACGCCTGGATCGTGGGTATTTTGCCTTCCCATTTCCTGCGATTCACCTCTGCCTTTGCCATGAACTGTTTCGCAACTTCCTCGTTATAGGAATATTCGCAGGTCTCGGCAAGGAGCGTATGGAGGTTGCTTGCATGGACATGGAAACCTTGTCCGATATCTTCTTTTGCCTCCCCGATTGGGTAGCCGTATTTGATTACCTTTTCACCCTTTGCAATTGGACGTAGGGCAATTTTATGCCCCGAAGGGATATCTTGCTGGCAGGTAATTGTTTTTCCTGAAATTTCAAGGGTCTGTCCCTTTGCCAAAGGCTCGATTGCAACTGCAACACTGTCTTCCGGGGTAATCTGTAATAGTTTAAATCGTTCCATTTGCATCTTCCTCCAATGCTTTGAGAGATTCTCTGATTCCTCTGGTCCAAATTTGGACCAGATATTGGTTAACGGTATCTGTTAGTCCTTTAATCCTTGTCAAATCCTGTCCCCACCAAGAAGACTCACTGAGTATCCCCGTTGCGAGCCTCCGTGCTTTTTTCTCTCTATATCTCCATCCAGTGCTATGTATTGCTTGCATTTCTCTTCGTTGAATGGGTTGAGGCATAGGCTCACACTGGTGATCGTTCGGTATTCTTCGATATTCTTTCCGTTCTGGACACCTCTTAAAATTGTAGTGTAAAGGCCTTTTTGGGTATTGATAAGATTTCCAAGGCCTCGTTCCAGTGGCTGGACTATGACAATATTTCCGTTGAAATCAGTTTTCTCGTTGAGAATATCGACCTGCCAGTCAGCAAAGGCTCTCAGGAAGTTGCCTTCCCCGTATTGCAAAATCCGTTCCGCTCGTTGTACGGGTTCTTTTGCTTCAGATATGGGTTTCACGATAGCTTCCTCCTATCATTAAAAGCAAATTGTTACCGATGAGGTTTCTTTCCGAAGAAGAAATGTCCCATGACGGCGCAGATCGATTGTTGGAAAACAATCCCAAATATTACAGGTAGTGAAGTTTCAGGCGGGAAATAGTCGATTGCAAGGACAAGGGCTGCGCTGATGTTTCGCAGCGCGATTGCAAAGGTTACGCTGACATTGTCTTCCTCTGGTAATTTTGCCCACTTTCCGATCACAAAGGCAATGGGAAAGCCTGAGGCTGCAATGATTGCACAAAGAAGTGCTATCGGAAGGTAGGCCCATGAGGCACTGGCGATGAGTTGTTGAGAAACCTGGGAAGTGTTGATTATGATGACCAGAATCAAAGAAAGCTTGGAAAAAGGTTTGAGACTTGGGGTTATATGCTCGTTCACCTTTCCTTTTGTCATATTGTTGATCAGAATCCCGAAAAGGGAGGGGAGAACAACCATTTTAAAGAGCGACAGAATCATTCCCATCGTGTTGATCTCAACGGAGGTCTGCGCCAACAGACGGACTGTAAACGGGGTAAGCAAAGGGGTGAGGGCCGTGGAAACCAAAATCAGGGTCAAAGAAAGCGCTCCATTACCCTGGTAGATTGAACTCCAGATATAACCCGAAACCGCAGTTGGCGTGGCCATGAGAAGTATGTAGCCCGTGATTATGGCAGTGTTTGTCGGGAAAGCAACATTTGCAACCGACCAGGCTATGATTGGCATGATCAGGTTTGTTCCAAGCAGGAATGCGAATATGGGTTTCGGTTTTTTCAGGACCTTGAAGAAATCAGAGGAGTTTATACCCAAAGCCCCACAGAAGGTAAGGAAGGCGAACAAATAGGTAACCGAGGGTTTCATCCACGACACCTTGGCTCCTAGCAACAATCCAAGAATAACCCCGGTGGGGGTAAGTATTGGCATTGCACGCTCAAGATTGCCATTAAAATGCCTTAGTTTTTTTTCCATTGATTGAAATTGAAACATTGTTCCAATGATAACGTCACGTCGGTTATGCTGTCAAGCTGAGATAGGCTGTGCTATAGTTGTTTATCCCTTTTGCTACTTGGTAAGGAGGTTTTTCTTGTCTTCCAAAGATATGAGAAAAATAGGGCTGGTACTTGCTTCCATACATACAGGGGCTTCCAATGGGTTTTGGGCAGATGTCGCTGCCGTTGCCCAGCGATCTGGCGATTCCCTTTTTGTTTTTCCTGGAGGGAGACTTGAATGTCCACAGGATTTTGAATACTTGAAAAATACTCTTTTCAACCTTGCGAACCCAAAGAATATCGATGGCCTGATAAGCTGGGGGTCCTCACTTGGGGGATCAGTCAGCATCGAAGAGGTAAAGGCTTTCCATAAGAGATTCGGTTCGTTGCCCTGTGTGACTATCGGCATGAAACAAGAAGGGATTCCTGATATATCCTTTGATGCCTACGCAGGTGTCCACTCTGAATTGTCCCACTGCATTATCGCCCATAAGGCCTCTAGGATTGCTTTTATCAGGGGCCCTGAAAACCATCAGTCTTCCAATGACCGTTATCAGGCCTATCTTGATGTATTGAAGGCCTTCAATCTTCCTTTTGATCCTTGTCTGGTCTCTGATCCTTTCGGATGGACTGAGGGTTCCAAAGCTTTGGACCAGCTCGTAACCAAAAGGGGTTTGGTCCCCGGGAAAGATTTCGATACGTTAGCCTGTGCAAGCGATCTGATGATGTTCGATGCAGGAAAGATTTTGGAGAAACGTGGCATACAGATTCCCTCTGAACTGCGTATTCTCGGTTTCAACGACAGTAGCGAAAGCCATCTGTTGAAAATTCCCTGCACTACAGCAAAAATGCCAGTCAAACAAATGGCTTTGCTTTCCTGGTCACTGGTGGAGGATATGCTTGACAAAGATACTCTCAGTGGCCCCGATCTGCTTCTTCCTGCCGAATGTATTATCAGGCGCTCTTGCGGCTGTGAAGATTCTCTTGGTGGAATCGAAAAAGCAAGGAACATCTTCGTTTCGGAACAAGCTTTTCTCGAGTGGCTGGCTAACGAATTCGAGATTACCGAAAAGACAATGCAACGTGAAATCATTCCCCTTTTTGCGTTGGCAGCAGCATATACGGGAAAGGAAAAACCGGTTTTGGATGAAATAAAAGCAAAACTTGAAAACCTTTGTTATGCATTCCTTGATGCAGGGGGAGATTCGAACCGGTTGTCTGAGGCTCTTTTTTGGTATGAGCAGTTTTTTGCAACTCTTGGTTTTCGTCAGGAGCTCAGTGGGCCTGTGCGTGATGTTTTTCTAAGGCAACAGGATTTGGTTTCAACAGAACATGCCTATGCCCTTTCCCTCCAGAAAAAGAAACTCAACTCGCTTGAATATGATCTGCTCTGTGTCCGAAGCCTGCATTCTATTTCTGCCATCCTTGAAAAACACCTGCCCCTGCTAGGGTTGCCCCAAGGATATCTTGTCATGTACGTTGATGAGGAAACGAGCAATTTCGTTGGGGGGTATGATAGCAATCGGATTTTTCAGGAGGAAGAGCTTTTTGAAAAAGACCTGTTGCTCCCCCCACATCTTTTTAAGGGGCTTGGCCAGGGGGTCTATGTTGTAGAGCCTTTGTTTATGGAGAATCAATCCTTGGGCTATCTGGTTGCAAAAACGGAAAGTTTTGATGGCAGCCTCCTGGAAGATCTCCGTACCGCCTTGAGCAGTACAATCAAGGGAACCTTTCTAATTGAGGCAGCAAACAAGGCAAGGGAGCTGGCCGAATGTGCCCAGCGATCAAGGACTGAGTTCTTCGTAAATGTAAGTGAAGGGTTGCGCAATCCCCTGGATTCCATTTTACATTTGTTTGATAGCCTAAAAGCGAAAAACATCTCAGATATTGACGTTGAGGAAACATTTCAGGCCGTTGAGAATCAAGTTTCCACGGTAAATCATCTCCTAGATCTCACCCTTTCGCAGACAGGGGCCTTGGGTTTGGATTTCCAAATTCTCAACTGCAGTTCCTTGCTACAGGATTTCTTGTCTGAAGGGAATGCGCAATATAAGGGAAACCTTGACTTGCCTGCGGTGTTTGGCGATAAAAAACGGTTGCTGCAAGTGTTTTCTATCATCCGCAATAGGATCCTGTCTGAAGGATATCATTGTATCGTTACCTCTGATGTGGGGGCGGATGGCTTGCATGTTACCCTGCAATCCGATTTTCCTGGTTGGAAGTC
The sequence above is a segment of the Sphaerochaeta pleomorpha str. Grapes genome. Coding sequences within it:
- a CDS encoding mannitol-1-phosphate/altronate dehydrogenase is translated as MKPISEAKEPVQRAERILQYGEGNFLRAFADWQVDILNEKTDFNGNIVIVQPLERGLGNLINTQKGLYTTILRGVQNGKNIEEYRTITSVSLCLNPFNEEKCKQYIALDGDIERKKHGGSQRGYSVSLLGGDRI
- a CDS encoding helix-turn-helix domain-containing protein, whose amino-acid sequence is MSSKDMRKIGLVLASIHTGASNGFWADVAAVAQRSGDSLFVFPGGRLECPQDFEYLKNTLFNLANPKNIDGLISWGSSLGGSVSIEEVKAFHKRFGSLPCVTIGMKQEGIPDISFDAYAGVHSELSHCIIAHKASRIAFIRGPENHQSSNDRYQAYLDVLKAFNLPFDPCLVSDPFGWTEGSKALDQLVTKRGLVPGKDFDTLACASDLMMFDAGKILEKRGIQIPSELRILGFNDSSESHLLKIPCTTAKMPVKQMALLSWSLVEDMLDKDTLSGPDLLLPAECIIRRSCGCEDSLGGIEKARNIFVSEQAFLEWLANEFEITEKTMQREIIPLFALAAAYTGKEKPVLDEIKAKLENLCYAFLDAGGDSNRLSEALFWYEQFFATLGFRQELSGPVRDVFLRQQDLVSTEHAYALSLQKKKLNSLEYDLLCVRSLHSISAILEKHLPLLGLPQGYLVMYVDEETSNFVGGYDSNRIFQEEELFEKDLLLPPHLFKGLGQGVYVVEPLFMENQSLGYLVAKTESFDGSLLEDLRTALSSTIKGTFLIEAANKARELAECAQRSRTEFFVNVSEGLRNPLDSILHLFDSLKAKNISDIDVEETFQAVENQVSTVNHLLDLTLSQTGALGLDFQILNCSSLLQDFLSEGNAQYKGNLDLPAVFGDKKRLLQVFSIIRNRILSEGYHCIVTSDVGADGLHVTLQSDFPGWKSDLYRQDPGFSLVERILVMSGGLFSCKGNQVTISLPWPTLGGKLISLPVQVPSVSFFISETEGKQLPGGFGNLGPVDTFRASDIGRKGIIPPSIQLIAWDARKGDLELQLALHVLRRNPTAVNLPFVCLGCPDGFSNIADALESLGLMSEGGTIYVFGELPQALSSLVFPELLVHVSSFAQFKELAAQRPPALMISTNSDYEDIEAIRKGTIASSVPIVLVRETWGEAEVERLCLIPNILIANTSIVDSNEFHSRLMGLLCGSELLPPLTGILVKRAVVYLSNHATSQISRWQLAEAVHVSEDYLTRIFRKEIGLSPWDYLNRHRMYLATKLLRQTGLSINEVASQTGFQDQAYFCRVFKKIKGYPPGSIRTKK
- a CDS encoding UxaA family hydrolase yields the protein MERFKLLQITPEDSVAVAIEPLAKGQTLEISGKTITCQQDIPSGHKIALRPIAKGEKVIKYGYPIGEAKEDIGQGFHVHASNLHTLLAETCEYSYNEEVAKQFMAKAEVNRRKWEGKIPTIQAFERADGAIGIRNELWIVPTVGCVNKVAENLIEWAKQGLSGYNYDGIHVWSHPYGCSQLGDDHEATRVILSDLVHHPNAGGVLVLSLGCENNTPESFKALVGPTDPNRVKYLICQEVEDELESGKKLLQELAGTISRDKRVPVPMSKLIVGFKCGGSDGFSGITANPLVGRFCDELTAMGGTSILTEVPEMFGAEQLLMNRAVTKEVFDQTVTLINDFKNYFVKHNQVVYENPSPGNKAGGISTLEDKSLGCIQKGGQAPVEAILNYGDRVTHSGLNLLSGPGNDIVSTTALTACGAHIIIFTTGRGTPLGAPVPTLKVASNSALAEKKANWIDFDAGRLLKEDNETVLSDLLAMIADVASGTYRTKNEQNGYAEISLFKDGVIL
- a CDS encoding bile acid:sodium symporter family protein, producing MFQFQSMEKKLRHFNGNLERAMPILTPTGVILGLLLGAKVSWMKPSVTYLFAFLTFCGALGINSSDFFKVLKKPKPIFAFLLGTNLIMPIIAWSVANVAFPTNTAIITGYILLMATPTAVSGYIWSSIYQGNGALSLTLILVSTALTPLLTPFTVRLLAQTSVEINTMGMILSLFKMVVLPSLFGILINNMTKGKVNEHITPSLKPFSKLSLILVIIINTSQVSQQLIASASWAYLPIALLCAIIAASGFPIAFVIGKWAKLPEEDNVSVTFAIALRNISAALVLAIDYFPPETSLPVIFGIVFQQSICAVMGHFFFGKKPHR
- the uxaC gene encoding glucuronate isomerase, translated to MKKFMDENFLLQTKTAEKLFHEYAKDQPIFDYHCHLIPQEIAQDKRFSTITEAWLGGDHYKWRAMRSNGVPESLITGQGADPFDKFYAWASTMENSFGNPLYHWTHLELQRYFGIDEVLNTNSARAIYDETNRKLKDDPTLSVRGIMKKMHVYAVGTTDDPADDLHYHMDIAQQKDFPASVIPSYRPDKALNIEKDTFIPYIEGLATSASQKIECVGDVVKALVSRLDFFISLGCKASDHALVTAPAIFKSEQEVNAIFVKKMEGKNLSAGEIEAYKTFVMTELARAYAKRNIVMQLHFAAIRDNNGLMFQKLGPDTGFDASHDKELAEGLSAFLNNLSVTNEVPKTVLYSLNPKDYYTLGSLMGCYQGGIPGKMQLGSAWWFCDHKDGMEQQMKTLGNLGLLPRFIGMLTDSRSFLSYPRHEYFRRILCNILGTWAEDGEIPNDLDMLGSVVKNISFNNAKAYFED